One Nitrospira sp. SG-bin1 genomic region harbors:
- a CDS encoding adenine glycosylase, which produces MPARRPANKKKPRTVVFPGLSAKRRFQRRLLKWYGEHGRDLPWRKTSDPYHILVSEVMLQQTQVDRVVPKYHEFLARYPSFQDLAEAPVADVKKTWYPLGYNIRPERLHGIACETVERYGGKLPNDADELLSFKGIGRYTAGAIRSFAFNEDAPILDTNVIRVLHRVFVAGGEPKAQKTLLWELSEALIPPGKGYDFNQALMDFGAMVCTARDPYCLLCPMKSLCKTYPFSPVTRER; this is translated from the coding sequence ATGCCCGCGCGACGTCCTGCCAACAAGAAAAAGCCTCGTACGGTGGTATTCCCAGGTCTGTCTGCAAAGCGTCGGTTTCAGCGGAGACTCTTGAAGTGGTATGGGGAGCATGGCCGTGATTTGCCCTGGCGAAAAACGTCGGACCCTTATCATATCCTCGTCTCAGAGGTGATGCTTCAGCAGACCCAAGTTGATCGGGTTGTCCCCAAGTACCACGAGTTTTTGGCACGTTATCCAAGTTTCCAAGACTTGGCCGAAGCTCCGGTCGCCGATGTCAAGAAGACTTGGTATCCCCTTGGGTATAATATCCGCCCGGAGCGGCTCCACGGAATCGCTTGCGAGACAGTGGAGCGGTACGGAGGAAAATTACCCAATGACGCCGACGAGTTGCTCTCGTTCAAAGGGATTGGGCGGTATACGGCCGGGGCAATTCGCTCCTTCGCCTTCAATGAAGATGCACCCATCCTGGACACGAACGTGATTCGTGTCCTACACAGGGTATTTGTGGCGGGGGGTGAGCCCAAAGCACAGAAGACGCTGTTATGGGAATTGTCAGAAGCGTTGATTCCGCCGGGGAAGGGGTATGACTTTAACCAGGCGCTCATGGACTTCGGAGCGATGGTCTGCACCGCTCGCGACCCCTATTGTCTCCTGTGTCCGATGAAGTCGCTCTGTAAGACATATCCGTTCAGTCCGGTGACGCGTGAACGGTAG
- a CDS encoding ribonucleotide-diphosphate reductase subunit alpha (Catalyzes the rate-limiting step in dNTP synthesis) codes for MRIDRRFTRRGQNPYEGMTFVKRSSEIRNPDGSTVFKLQDIDVPEGWSQLAIDILAQKYFRKAGIPQRDSNGQLLVDADGKPTLGGERDARQVFERMAGCWTHWGKSYGYFKTPEDAESFHDEMCYMLAHQMAAPNSPQWFNTGLHYAYGLSGPAQGHYYVDPQTREVVKATNAFEHPQPHACFIQSIEDDLVNENGIMDLWVREARLFKYGSGTGTNFSKLRGDGEGLSGGGKSSGLMSFLKIGDRAAGAIKSGGTTRRAAKMVCLDLDHPDIEEFIDWKVIEEQKVAAMVTGSRICAQRLNAVLKACHTVDGEGALRLDLDQKTNPVLREALTSARRDMVPEAYIQRMFSYAQQGFTHFVFHEYDTNWDGRAYQTVSGQNSNNSVRIPNEFFAALEADGNWELKRRTNGKVCKTIKARELWNRIAWAAWICADPGTQYDTTINEWHTCPEDGRINASNPCSEYMFLDDTACNLASLNLTKFYTADGQFEMESFRHAVRLWTIALEISVLMASFPSRAIAEKSYHFRTLGLGYANLGTILMRQGIPYDSPKALAICGAITSIMTGEAYSASAEMAAELQPFPGYEKNREHMLRVIRNHRRAAYQVPHSEYEGLTIAPVGIRPEYCPPDLLLAARRAWDHALELGTAYGYRNAQVTVIAPTGTIGLVMDCDTTGIEPDFALVKFKKLAGGGYFKIINQSLPIALGNLGYTDQQVQDVVRYCVGAQTLKGAPFINHDTLRQKGFDDAALGRLENSLGQAFEIQFVFNKFTFGESFCIEKLGLTEAQLTEANFNMLRALGFTQEEIAAANDFCCGTMTVEGAPHLKAEHLAVFDCANRCGRIGQRSIAVNAHIRMMAAAQPFISGAISKTINMPADATVEDVKAAYLLAWKSMVKAVALYRDGSKLSQPLSASTDSGKAVEAATNVMEMAEKVTERVMFRYLAKRRPLPSRRNGYTQKAIVGGHKLYLRTGEYDDGTVGEIFLDMHKEGAAFRSLMNCFAIAISLGLQHGVPLEEFVEAFVFTRFEPNGPVKLNDRIKMSTSIIDYIFRELAVTYLDRYDLAQVKEEDLRMDSMKRDDMDPECFEEEADLDALAKSSVLTEHLPIRRNGGKGNGHGNGHSVARQVEIMRETLTLTEVQSAKDAKVKGYEGDPCPECKQFTMVRNGTCLKCVTCGATSGCS; via the coding sequence GTGAGAATTGATCGAAGGTTTACCCGTCGCGGGCAGAATCCCTACGAGGGGATGACGTTTGTGAAACGTTCGTCCGAAATTCGGAATCCCGACGGCTCTACGGTATTCAAGCTCCAGGATATCGATGTTCCTGAGGGATGGTCTCAATTGGCCATCGACATATTGGCCCAGAAGTACTTTCGGAAGGCCGGAATTCCGCAGCGTGACTCAAACGGACAACTCCTCGTCGACGCGGATGGTAAACCGACACTCGGTGGTGAGCGAGATGCCCGTCAGGTCTTCGAGCGTATGGCGGGGTGCTGGACCCATTGGGGCAAGTCCTATGGGTATTTCAAGACACCGGAAGACGCCGAGTCGTTTCACGATGAGATGTGCTACATGCTGGCGCACCAAATGGCTGCGCCGAATTCCCCCCAATGGTTCAATACAGGCCTTCATTATGCCTATGGGTTGTCCGGACCGGCGCAAGGGCATTATTACGTCGATCCCCAGACCCGCGAAGTGGTGAAAGCCACCAACGCCTTTGAACATCCTCAGCCTCACGCCTGTTTCATCCAATCCATCGAGGATGACCTCGTGAACGAAAACGGGATCATGGATCTGTGGGTCCGAGAGGCCCGGTTATTCAAGTACGGTTCCGGGACCGGGACGAATTTTTCGAAGCTGCGCGGGGATGGCGAGGGACTTTCCGGCGGCGGGAAGTCATCGGGACTTATGTCGTTCCTCAAGATCGGGGATCGAGCCGCCGGTGCGATCAAGTCCGGCGGCACGACGCGCCGTGCCGCCAAGATGGTCTGTTTGGACCTTGATCATCCGGATATCGAAGAATTCATCGATTGGAAAGTCATCGAAGAGCAGAAAGTCGCGGCAATGGTGACGGGGTCAAGGATTTGTGCGCAGCGCCTCAACGCCGTGCTGAAAGCCTGCCATACAGTCGATGGCGAAGGGGCGCTCAGGCTGGATCTCGACCAGAAGACCAATCCGGTCTTGCGCGAGGCCCTGACATCGGCCCGTCGCGATATGGTGCCCGAGGCCTACATTCAGCGAATGTTCTCCTATGCACAGCAAGGGTTCACGCATTTCGTGTTTCACGAGTACGATACGAATTGGGATGGGAGGGCCTATCAAACCGTCTCCGGCCAAAACTCAAACAACAGCGTCAGGATTCCCAACGAGTTTTTCGCTGCGCTCGAAGCCGACGGCAACTGGGAACTCAAACGCCGAACGAACGGCAAGGTCTGTAAGACCATCAAGGCGAGAGAGCTGTGGAACCGCATCGCCTGGGCGGCGTGGATTTGCGCCGATCCCGGAACTCAGTACGATACCACGATCAACGAGTGGCATACCTGTCCCGAAGATGGCCGCATCAATGCGTCCAACCCCTGTTCCGAATACATGTTCTTGGACGATACGGCCTGTAACTTGGCCTCTCTCAACCTTACGAAGTTCTACACCGCCGATGGACAATTCGAGATGGAGAGTTTCCGCCATGCCGTTCGGCTGTGGACGATCGCGTTGGAGATCAGCGTACTGATGGCTTCGTTTCCCAGCCGAGCCATCGCCGAAAAAAGTTATCACTTCCGGACGCTTGGGTTGGGGTATGCGAATCTCGGCACCATCCTCATGCGCCAGGGGATTCCGTACGATTCGCCCAAGGCCCTGGCGATCTGCGGCGCCATCACGTCCATCATGACCGGCGAAGCCTACAGCGCCTCGGCCGAAATGGCGGCTGAGTTGCAGCCTTTTCCGGGTTACGAAAAAAACCGAGAACACATGCTGCGGGTGATCCGCAATCACCGGCGGGCTGCATACCAAGTTCCGCATTCGGAATATGAAGGCCTGACGATTGCTCCGGTGGGAATCCGACCAGAATATTGTCCTCCGGATCTCCTTCTCGCCGCTAGACGAGCGTGGGATCATGCGCTTGAACTGGGAACGGCCTATGGGTATCGCAATGCGCAAGTCACGGTGATCGCTCCGACCGGTACGATCGGGTTGGTCATGGATTGTGATACCACCGGTATCGAACCGGACTTTGCCTTGGTGAAGTTCAAGAAGCTGGCCGGTGGAGGGTACTTCAAGATCATCAATCAAAGCTTGCCGATCGCCTTGGGCAACCTCGGCTATACGGACCAGCAAGTGCAGGATGTCGTTCGTTACTGCGTCGGGGCCCAGACGCTCAAGGGTGCGCCGTTCATCAATCACGACACGCTGCGTCAAAAGGGATTCGACGACGCGGCATTGGGCCGCTTGGAGAACAGTTTGGGACAAGCGTTCGAAATTCAGTTCGTGTTCAATAAGTTCACGTTTGGAGAGTCCTTCTGCATCGAAAAGCTCGGTCTGACCGAGGCCCAACTGACCGAAGCGAACTTCAATATGCTGAGGGCGCTCGGCTTTACACAAGAAGAGATCGCTGCTGCAAACGACTTCTGTTGCGGGACCATGACGGTGGAAGGCGCGCCGCATTTGAAGGCGGAACACCTCGCCGTGTTCGATTGTGCCAATCGATGCGGCCGGATCGGGCAACGCTCCATTGCCGTCAATGCGCATATCCGCATGATGGCCGCCGCCCAGCCGTTTATCAGCGGCGCGATCAGCAAAACCATTAACATGCCGGCCGATGCCACGGTCGAAGACGTCAAGGCGGCCTATTTGCTCGCATGGAAAAGCATGGTCAAAGCGGTGGCTCTGTATCGCGACGGGTCCAAATTGAGTCAACCGTTGAGTGCTTCGACCGACAGCGGCAAGGCTGTTGAAGCTGCGACCAATGTCATGGAGATGGCGGAGAAAGTTACCGAACGGGTGATGTTTCGCTATCTCGCCAAGCGGCGTCCGTTACCGAGCAGGCGCAATGGGTACACCCAAAAGGCGATTGTCGGCGGACATAAGCTTTATCTACGCACCGGCGAGTATGATGATGGAACCGTCGGGGAAATCTTTTTGGACATGCACAAGGAGGGCGCGGCGTTCAGAAGCCTGATGAATTGTTTTGCGATCGCCATTTCGCTCGGGCTCCAACACGGTGTGCCGCTGGAGGAATTTGTCGAGGCGTTCGTCTTTACCCGGTTCGAGCCGAACGGCCCGGTAAAATTGAACGATCGCATCAAGATGTCGACCTCGATCATCGATTACATCTTCCGCGAATTAGCCGTCACGTATCTTGACCGGTATGACCTGGCGCAAGTAAAAGAAGAAGATCTGCGCATGGATTCGATGAAACGGGACGATATGGATCCTGAATGCTTCGAGGAGGAAGCAGATCTCGACGCGCTGGCCAAATCTTCCGTCCTGACGGAACATCTTCCCATCCGTCGGAACGGTGGAAAAGGAAACGGACACGGAAACGGGCACAGTGTCGCCCGACAAGTGGAGATCATGCGGGAAACCCTTACCCTGACGGAAGTCCAAAGTGCGAAAGACGCCAAGGTGAAGGGCTATGAGGGAGATCCTTGTCCTGAGTGTAAACAGTTCACTATGGTCAGGAACGGTACCTGTCTGAAATGTGTGACGTGCGGCGCCACGAGTGGATGCTCATAG
- a CDS encoding Fis family transcriptional regulator translates to MLKRAGYAVTVAMDGEEAIELLSREIFDLVITDLRMPKIDGMEVLKAVKSASPETVVLIITAFATADSAVEAMKQGAYDYLTKPFQVDEVQLIIRNALEKRRLTTENMLLKREMASQSSFAQLVGQSEAMQKVFDVVRKVADSKSNVLICGESGTGKELVARAIHYNSARSTLPFVAVNCSAVPETLLESELFGHMKGSFTGAISNKAGLFEIANGGTIFLDEIGDTTPTIQVKLLRVIQEREFRRVGGNQDIKVDVRVVAATNKDLERAVADGSFREDLYYRLDVIPIRLPPLRMRTGDIPLLVNHFLDRFSKESGKPKPVISPEAMHVLLEHEWRGNVRELENLIERVVAFSTEGPVTDAEVRGWLHRSTVQPQQPVMPMDLTDEGLDLEGLINGIEKDLLLKALERSKWVKNKAARMLRLNTRSFRYRLEKYAIKGGRD, encoded by the coding sequence ATGCTCAAGCGGGCTGGATACGCCGTAACCGTTGCCATGGACGGTGAAGAAGCCATCGAGCTGTTGAGTCGAGAAATCTTTGATCTGGTCATCACCGATTTGCGGATGCCGAAAATCGACGGCATGGAGGTTCTCAAGGCCGTCAAGTCCGCTTCGCCGGAGACGGTCGTGCTGATCATCACGGCCTTTGCCACGGCGGATTCCGCCGTGGAAGCCATGAAACAAGGGGCATACGACTATCTGACGAAGCCGTTCCAGGTCGACGAAGTTCAGTTGATCATTCGGAATGCACTGGAGAAGCGACGGCTTACGACCGAAAACATGCTTCTCAAACGGGAAATGGCGAGTCAATCGTCATTCGCGCAGCTGGTCGGCCAGAGCGAGGCGATGCAAAAAGTGTTCGATGTCGTGCGGAAGGTCGCTGACTCCAAAAGCAATGTCCTTATCTGCGGCGAAAGTGGAACGGGAAAAGAGTTGGTCGCACGCGCGATTCATTACAACAGTGCGAGAAGTACCCTCCCCTTTGTGGCCGTGAATTGCAGCGCAGTCCCGGAAACATTGCTGGAGAGTGAGTTGTTCGGCCACATGAAGGGATCATTCACCGGAGCCATCTCCAATAAAGCGGGGCTTTTCGAGATCGCCAACGGAGGAACGATTTTCCTCGACGAGATCGGCGATACGACTCCGACGATTCAGGTGAAGCTGCTCCGGGTCATCCAAGAGCGGGAGTTTCGACGGGTAGGCGGCAACCAAGACATCAAAGTCGATGTACGAGTGGTGGCCGCTACCAATAAGGATCTCGAGAGAGCAGTGGCGGACGGTTCGTTTCGAGAGGACCTGTACTACCGTTTGGATGTGATTCCTATCCGGCTTCCGCCTTTGCGCATGCGCACCGGTGATATTCCGTTACTGGTCAATCACTTTTTGGATCGTTTTTCGAAGGAAAGCGGGAAGCCCAAGCCCGTGATCAGCCCGGAGGCGATGCACGTCCTACTGGAGCATGAATGGCGCGGCAATGTTCGTGAGTTGGAGAATCTGATCGAACGGGTCGTCGCATTTTCGACTGAAGGACCGGTGACTGACGCCGAGGTGCGTGGATGGCTTCATCGGTCCACAGTGCAGCCGCAGCAGCCGGTAATGCCTATGGATCTGACTGACGAGGGGTTGGACCTTGAAGGACTTATCAACGGAATCGAGAAGGATCTGTTGCTGAAAGCGCTTGAACGATCGAAATGGGTCAAGAACAAGGCCGCCCGGATGCTCAGACTCAACACCAGATCGTTTCGGTACCGCTTGGAGAAGTATGCTATAAAAGGAGGTCGTGACTAG
- a CDS encoding pilus assembly protein PilC, which translates to MATFAYVGRSKSGAVKKGELVAKSRDEAVEQLRKQSVVVTSLEEKAAKEGFSFSLGGGVSEKDLVVFTRQFGTMINAGLPLIQCLEILSTQSENAALRKSVGEIKVQVEGGSTFSDALRKHPKVFDDLYVNMVHAGEVGGLLDTILGRLSKYIEKAMKLKGQIKSAMVYPSAILGIAFIVIAVLMIFVIPVFEKMFKDMSGGKMALPGPTQLVIDMSNFAQSSWYIVLAAVILGVVAFKKYYATANGKYQIDKFILKLPVFGDLVRKASVAKFTRTLGTLITSGVPLLDALTICAKTSGNKIIEEALVNARVSISGGKTISEPLAKSQVFPKMVTHMIAVGESTGALDAMLGKIADFYEDEVDQAVASLTALLEPMMMVFLGVVIGFIVVAMYLPIFTMAQAISS; encoded by the coding sequence ATGGCCACCTTTGCATATGTCGGACGAAGCAAATCCGGAGCGGTGAAAAAAGGCGAACTCGTCGCCAAGTCGCGAGATGAAGCCGTGGAGCAGCTACGCAAGCAGAGCGTGGTGGTGACGAGTCTCGAAGAGAAGGCTGCCAAAGAAGGGTTCAGCTTCAGTCTGGGAGGCGGGGTAAGCGAAAAGGATTTAGTGGTGTTCACCAGGCAATTCGGAACCATGATCAATGCGGGTTTGCCATTAATCCAATGTTTAGAAATTCTGTCGACTCAATCTGAGAATGCCGCTCTGAGAAAATCCGTGGGTGAGATCAAGGTGCAGGTCGAGGGAGGGTCAACGTTTTCAGACGCTCTTCGCAAACATCCCAAAGTGTTCGACGACCTCTATGTCAACATGGTTCATGCGGGAGAAGTCGGAGGGTTGCTCGATACCATTCTTGGTCGGCTTTCAAAGTATATCGAAAAAGCGATGAAATTGAAGGGCCAGATCAAAAGTGCCATGGTGTACCCGTCGGCCATTTTGGGAATCGCGTTCATCGTGATCGCTGTGTTGATGATCTTCGTGATTCCGGTGTTCGAAAAGATGTTCAAAGATATGTCCGGCGGAAAAATGGCGCTGCCCGGGCCGACTCAGCTTGTGATCGATATGAGTAATTTCGCACAGTCGAGTTGGTACATCGTTCTTGCAGCGGTGATTCTTGGAGTCGTGGCATTCAAAAAATACTATGCAACGGCCAATGGGAAGTATCAGATCGACAAGTTTATCTTGAAGCTGCCCGTGTTCGGAGACTTGGTGCGAAAAGCATCGGTGGCCAAGTTCACGAGGACGTTGGGGACGCTTATCACCAGCGGTGTTCCTCTGTTGGACGCCTTGACGATTTGCGCGAAGACGTCGGGTAACAAAATCATCGAAGAAGCGCTTGTGAACGCCAGGGTGAGCATCAGTGGAGGCAAGACGATTTCCGAGCCTCTGGCGAAGAGTCAGGTCTTTCCGAAGATGGTGACGCATATGATCGCGGTCGGAGAATCAACGGGTGCGCTCGATGCCATGTTAGGGAAAATTGCCGATTTCTACGAGGATGAGGTGGACCAGGCCGTAGCCTCGCTCACGGCGTTATTGGAACCGATGATGATGGTATTTCTGGGAGTCGTCATCGGATTTATCGTGGTGGCGATGTATCTGCCTATCTTCACAATGGCTCAGGCAATCAGCTCGTGA
- the ampG gene encoding muropeptide transporter AmpG (in Escherichia coli this protein is a permease involved in peptidoglycan recycling; member of major facilitator superfamily; MFS; inner membrane protein): MRTVTPESSNFAALLNRRLIVMLPLGFVSGLPLALTSGTLQAWLTVEGVDLKTIGIFTLVGLPYTLKFLWAPVMDRLVPPWLGRRRGWMVVTQLCVAIGLGLMAVTNPKIHPGWLAAYAVLVAFLGASLDIVFDAYRTDTLQPHERGLGAAVWVNGYRVALLASGAGALALADHVGWQMTYLAMAALMVAGVVITLVSPDPTIVANAPQSLKEAVGAPLAEFFSRPTAMGFLAVIILYKLGDAFASALQTAFLIGGLGFSATEVGAVKGLGIFATLIGAFIGGLFMTKSGLVRSLLIFGVLQAVSNLGFVVLALVGKSSSMLTAAVVIENVTGGMGTAAFVALVMSLCDARYTATQFALLSSLEALGRVFAGRPSADVVALVGWTQFFVLTVVVALPGLWAVWRIRRSIEPEQKNVDQPSVLEPAASPVSK; the protein is encoded by the coding sequence GTGCGTACCGTGACGCCAGAGTCATCTAACTTCGCTGCGTTGCTAAACCGGCGCCTCATCGTGATGTTGCCGTTAGGGTTTGTATCCGGCCTTCCGCTCGCGCTCACGTCCGGGACTCTCCAGGCCTGGCTGACGGTCGAAGGGGTTGATCTCAAGACCATCGGTATTTTCACGCTGGTCGGCCTGCCCTATACGCTGAAGTTCTTGTGGGCTCCGGTGATGGATCGCCTGGTGCCTCCTTGGTTGGGACGGCGTCGCGGATGGATGGTCGTGACGCAACTTTGTGTCGCCATCGGTCTTGGGCTCATGGCCGTGACTAATCCGAAGATTCATCCTGGATGGCTGGCGGCCTATGCTGTGCTTGTCGCATTTCTAGGCGCCTCGCTGGACATTGTCTTCGATGCCTATCGAACGGACACGCTCCAGCCTCACGAGCGGGGGCTGGGCGCCGCCGTCTGGGTGAATGGCTATCGAGTCGCGCTCTTGGCTTCCGGGGCCGGCGCATTGGCGCTCGCTGATCATGTCGGCTGGCAGATGACCTATCTGGCGATGGCAGCCCTCATGGTCGCGGGGGTGGTGATCACCTTGGTCAGCCCTGATCCGACGATCGTTGCCAATGCTCCCCAAAGTCTCAAGGAAGCAGTCGGGGCGCCGCTGGCGGAGTTCTTTTCAAGGCCCACGGCGATGGGGTTCTTGGCCGTGATCATTCTTTACAAACTTGGAGATGCCTTTGCCTCGGCGCTCCAGACTGCTTTTCTGATCGGAGGATTAGGCTTCTCCGCGACGGAGGTCGGAGCCGTGAAGGGGCTCGGGATTTTTGCCACGTTGATAGGAGCCTTTATCGGTGGGCTGTTTATGACAAAGTCCGGACTCGTACGGTCGTTGCTGATCTTCGGTGTCCTGCAAGCTGTTTCAAATTTGGGATTCGTCGTCCTGGCGTTGGTGGGCAAGAGTTCGAGTATGCTTACGGCTGCGGTCGTAATCGAAAACGTGACTGGAGGCATGGGGACTGCCGCGTTCGTGGCGTTAGTCATGTCGCTCTGCGATGCCCGGTATACGGCGACCCAGTTCGCGCTGTTGTCTTCGCTAGAGGCGTTGGGACGAGTCTTTGCCGGCCGCCCATCGGCTGATGTCGTCGCTCTGGTGGGATGGACCCAATTTTTTGTTTTGACTGTAGTGGTGGCGTTGCCGGGTCTCTGGGCGGTCTGGCGGATCCGGCGTTCCATCGAGCCAGAACAGAAAAACGTCGACCAACCCTCTGTTCTGGAACCAGCAGCCTCGCCCGTTTCCAAATGA
- a CDS encoding pyrroline-5-carboxylate reductase produces the protein MSSPALTQKVAFVGGGRMAEALISGILSSGLARPEGIQVADPDAARLDHLKRQYGVQVGAGNQETVASSDIAVLAVKPQVMADVLKEIGHVLATRLVISVAAGVRLSRMIEACGPQARVIRAMPNTPAMVGEGMTAMAIGPGVGEHEMACARRIFESVGRVVPVDERLMDAVTGMSGSGPAYVFLMIEAMADGGVKMGLPRETASLLAAQTVLGAARMVLETGQHPAQLKDQVASPAGTTIAGLHRLEEGGLRAVLIDAIEAATKRSQELGS, from the coding sequence ATGTCTAGTCCGGCGCTCACACAAAAAGTTGCCTTTGTGGGTGGTGGCCGAATGGCGGAAGCATTGATCAGTGGAATCCTCTCTTCCGGGCTCGCTAGGCCCGAGGGGATTCAGGTGGCTGATCCAGATGCAGCCAGACTTGATCATCTCAAAAGGCAGTACGGGGTTCAGGTTGGTGCCGGGAATCAGGAGACGGTGGCGTCCAGCGACATCGCCGTGCTGGCGGTGAAGCCTCAAGTCATGGCCGACGTCCTCAAAGAGATCGGACATGTATTGGCAACACGACTTGTGATTTCGGTGGCGGCCGGAGTTCGGCTCAGCCGGATGATTGAGGCTTGTGGGCCGCAAGCCCGTGTGATTCGCGCGATGCCGAATACCCCGGCGATGGTCGGCGAAGGGATGACGGCCATGGCGATTGGTCCGGGAGTAGGAGAACATGAAATGGCATGTGCGAGGCGGATCTTTGAATCTGTCGGCCGGGTCGTGCCCGTCGACGAGCGTCTCATGGATGCCGTGACTGGGATGAGCGGAAGCGGGCCGGCGTACGTTTTTCTCATGATAGAAGCAATGGCGGATGGCGGCGTCAAGATGGGGTTGCCACGGGAGACGGCCAGTCTCCTCGCGGCGCAGACCGTTTTAGGTGCGGCACGGATGGTCTTAGAAACCGGACAGCATCCTGCTCAACTAAAAGACCAGGTGGCATCTCCAGCCGGAACGACGATAGCCGGGTTGCATCGGCTGGAAGAGGGAGGCCTCCGGGCCGTGCTGATCGACGCCATCGAGGCCGCCACGAAACGGTCACAGGAGCTTGGAAGCTGA
- a CDS encoding tRNA-2-methylthio-N(6)-dimethylallyladenosine synthase MiaB, with amino-acid sequence MSLKILPYVHIETFGCQMNESDSELVRSMLKQQGFVFTEDRERADVVLVNTCAIRENAHNKIYAHLSELKAVKKQRPLVVGVLGCMAQNLKSDLADKEPIIDVLAGPDSYRQLPSLLTTALEAQEQGLARKRFALDLSEYETYEGILPDRDSGVNAWITVMRGCDNFCSFCVVPYTRGRERSRDPESILLEARDAAARGFRQMTLLGQNVNSYRHGEWDFAKLISAVADQPGIKRVRFTSPHPKDFPPALIEAIATHPRICKHIHLPLQSGSDRILELMGRTYTGTEYLALVDRIRHVVPDVVLTTDIICGFCSESEDDFQATARLVEQAQLDSAYIFKYSERKNTIAARKYIDDVPEQVKGQRVSQLVELQRTITAARNRRYIGKDIEILIEGDATRSSTQAMGKTDGNVTVVWEKSTGHFEPGTLTTKHIFDASAATLYGK; translated from the coding sequence ATGAGCCTGAAAATCCTTCCGTACGTCCATATCGAGACCTTCGGCTGCCAGATGAACGAGTCCGATAGTGAACTCGTTCGCTCAATGTTGAAGCAACAAGGCTTCGTCTTCACGGAGGACCGCGAACGTGCCGATGTTGTGTTGGTCAACACCTGCGCCATCAGAGAGAATGCCCACAACAAGATCTATGCCCATCTCTCGGAGTTGAAAGCGGTCAAGAAACAGCGCCCCCTCGTCGTCGGCGTCCTCGGCTGCATGGCTCAGAACTTAAAGAGCGATCTTGCGGACAAGGAACCCATCATTGACGTCTTAGCCGGTCCCGATTCGTACAGACAGCTTCCCTCGTTGCTGACCACTGCACTTGAAGCGCAAGAGCAAGGACTTGCTCGGAAGAGGTTTGCGCTCGATCTCTCCGAGTATGAAACCTATGAAGGGATCCTGCCGGACCGCGACAGCGGCGTGAATGCATGGATTACCGTGATGCGAGGCTGCGATAATTTTTGTTCCTTCTGCGTCGTCCCCTATACCAGAGGCCGTGAACGGTCGCGCGATCCGGAGTCCATTCTGCTTGAAGCCCGTGACGCCGCCGCCCGCGGGTTCAGGCAAATGACGTTGCTCGGTCAGAACGTGAATTCTTATCGCCACGGAGAATGGGACTTTGCCAAACTCATCAGTGCCGTCGCCGACCAACCGGGCATCAAGCGCGTCCGGTTTACCTCTCCGCACCCCAAAGACTTTCCTCCGGCACTGATCGAAGCCATTGCCACACATCCAAGGATTTGCAAACACATCCATCTACCGCTTCAGTCAGGAAGCGACCGAATCCTCGAACTGATGGGGCGGACTTATACCGGAACCGAATACCTGGCACTGGTTGATCGCATTAGGCACGTCGTCCCTGACGTTGTCCTGACCACGGATATCATCTGTGGCTTCTGTTCCGAATCCGAGGACGACTTCCAAGCCACCGCTCGCTTGGTGGAACAGGCCCAGCTTGATTCAGCCTATATCTTCAAATATTCGGAACGGAAAAATACGATCGCGGCGAGGAAATATATCGACGATGTGCCGGAACAGGTGAAGGGCCAGCGGGTGTCCCAGCTGGTTGAGCTCCAACGTACGATCACAGCGGCACGCAACCGCCGATACATCGGCAAAGATATCGAGATTCTGATCGAGGGTGACGCGACCCGCTCATCAACTCAAGCCATGGGGAAAACCGACGGGAATGTCACGGTCGTCTGGGAGAAGAGCACTGGCCATTTTGAACCTGGCACCCTCACGACGAAACATATCTTTGATGCCTCGGCCGCAACTCTGTATGGAAAATGA
- a CDS encoding DNA mismatch repair protein MutT gives MMQVIEVAAGLIHRDGRYLIARRKLGSHLAGFWEFPGGKRETGESLTECLQRELFEELNIRIDLPIPYRVIRHDYLDKIIELHFFRCAIEEGEPVPVGCEEIRWVHPSDLIQFKFPPADFTVIESLCRDAFGASR, from the coding sequence ATCATGCAGGTCATTGAAGTGGCGGCAGGACTCATTCACCGTGACGGTCGCTACCTCATCGCCCGTCGAAAGCTAGGTTCCCACTTAGCCGGTTTCTGGGAATTTCCCGGTGGAAAGCGGGAAACAGGCGAATCGCTCACGGAATGTCTGCAACGGGAACTCTTTGAAGAGCTAAACATTCGAATCGACCTCCCTATCCCATATCGGGTCATTCGACACGACTATCTGGATAAAATCATAGAGTTACATTTTTTTCGATGTGCCATCGAGGAGGGGGAACCGGTTCCTGTCGGTTGTGAGGAGATCCGATGGGTGCATCCCAGCGATCTCATACAGTTTAAGTTTCCTCCGGCGGACTTCACGGTGATCGAGTCCTTGTGTCGCGATGCGTTCGGAGCTTCGAGATGA